Proteins co-encoded in one Thermodesulfobacteriota bacterium genomic window:
- the radC gene encoding DNA repair protein RadC: MTDNENPNAGHRERLKERFRKAGLDGFHDYEAVELVLSFAIPRRDVKPAAKALIKKFKGLRGVFDAPVEELKEVKGVGENAALLLKLLKEVAGEYLKERIIGRDVVRSPAEVIEFLNLKLSGERVEKFIAVYLNSKNEVLAVDTLHEGTIDQTLVYPRKAIENAFKHNARSVIFVHNHPSGDPKPSQRDRKLTMDLESAARAVDIIVHDHIIIGRDSHVSGRDLGWFRGR; the protein is encoded by the coding sequence ATGACGGATAACGAGAACCCCAACGCGGGACACCGCGAGAGGCTTAAGGAGAGGTTCCGGAAGGCCGGGCTCGACGGCTTCCACGACTACGAGGCCGTGGAACTCGTCTTGAGCTTCGCCATCCCCCGCCGCGACGTCAAGCCCGCGGCAAAGGCCCTCATAAAGAAGTTCAAGGGCTTAAGGGGCGTCTTCGACGCCCCGGTCGAAGAGCTGAAAGAGGTAAAGGGGGTCGGCGAGAACGCGGCCCTCTTACTGAAACTCCTTAAAGAGGTGGCGGGCGAGTATCTGAAGGAACGCATCATCGGCAGGGACGTCGTCCGCTCTCCGGCCGAGGTGATAGAGTTCCTGAACCTGAAACTCTCCGGCGAGAGGGTTGAAAAATTTATCGCCGTCTACCTTAACTCCAAGAACGAAGTGCTGGCTGTGGACACCCTCCACGAAGGCACCATCGACCAGACCCTCGTCTACCCCCGTAAGGCCATAGAGAACGCCTTCAAGCATAACGCCCGCTCGGTCATCTTCGTCCACAACCACCCCTCCGGCGACCCGAAGCCCTCCCAGCGCGACCGTAAGCTCACCATGGACCTCGAAAGCGCCGCCCGCGCCGTGGACATAATCGTCCACGACCACATCATCATCGGCAGGGATTCGCATGTTAGTGGGAGGGATTTGGGGTGGTTCAGGGGTAGGTAG
- a CDS encoding slipin family protein, which produces MSIIGAIVGLVVLFLWSAIKILPEYERGVVFFLGRYQSVKGPGLIVIIPGLQKLIRVSLRVITADIPPQEVITRDNVSVRVNAVVYFRVMVPDRSIIEVENYLYATSQLAQTTLRSVCGQAELDELLAEREKINRKIQEILDRQTDPWGIKVTLVELKAIDLPEEMKRFMAKQAEAEREKRAKIIHAEGELNASVKILEAAKILSQNPISLQLRYLQTLTEVAAEKNSTTIFPLPIDLVKPFLEPFLKKELDKG; this is translated from the coding sequence ATGTCTATAATAGGAGCAATTGTCGGGCTTGTAGTTCTCTTTTTATGGTCGGCCATAAAGATACTGCCCGAGTACGAAAGGGGCGTGGTCTTCTTCCTCGGAAGATACCAGAGCGTTAAGGGCCCGGGGCTGATAGTCATAATCCCCGGCCTTCAAAAACTCATCAGGGTGAGCCTCAGGGTCATAACCGCCGACATCCCCCCGCAGGAGGTCATCACAAGGGATAACGTCTCGGTCAGGGTAAACGCCGTCGTCTACTTCCGGGTCATGGTCCCGGACAGGTCCATAATAGAGGTCGAGAACTACCTCTACGCCACGAGCCAGCTCGCCCAGACCACCCTTAGGAGCGTTTGCGGACAGGCCGAGCTCGACGAGCTGCTGGCAGAGAGGGAGAAGATAAACAGGAAGATACAGGAGATACTCGACCGCCAGACCGACCCCTGGGGCATAAAGGTCACGCTCGTGGAGCTTAAGGCCATAGACCTGCCCGAGGAGATGAAGCGCTTCATGGCCAAGCAGGCCGAGGCCGAGAGGGAGAAGAGGGCCAAGATAATCCACGCCGAGGGCGAGCTCAACGCCTCCGTGAAGATACTCGAGGCCGCGAAGATCCTGAGCCAGAACCCGATCTCCCTGCAGTTGAGATACCTGCAGACCCTTACCGAGGTGGCCGCGGAGAAGAACTCCACCACCATCTTCCCGCTGCCAATAGACCTCGTGAAACCTTTCCTGGAACCCTTCTTAAAGAAGGAGTTGGACAAGGGATAA